The genomic DNA CTGCTACCATTGTACTTTGCTTGTCCCTCTGTTGGctttctgctcttttctttgtctGCTCACTCCATATTTTTGCCGTTCTCATCTGTTTGTCCAACCCTGTCTTTCCTGCCGCTGTAGCCCTACGTTTTTCCAATAACTCAATACAGCTTGCTTTTTCTAACCTTCCTGTGAAACCATGTTTCTTATGTCAGGTTTTACAATGGATCGTACTACCAGGACAATAATGCTTCATGTACTTCATGTCCCCTGTAGGGACCGGTTTGCTATCCCCATTCCCCATTATGCTTTACACTATGTGTTCTTACTTGACAACGTGTCTTTCAGAACCTAAATCCTTATTCATCACTTGTGTACTTCAACAGACCACAGAGTTTGTGTTATCACCGTTAGGTTTCCACTCTGCGCGCTGATTCCACTGATGACAGTTATTCAACCACTTGCATTCGACATTCATTCACAATTGTATGACCTCCTCAGGGTGGAGTAACTGTTctcaaacctcctttcggtggagttaccgcaacctcctttcggtggagtaaccgtaaacctcctttcggtggagtaaccgcaacctcctttcggtggagtaaccgcaaacctcctttcggtggaataaccgcaaacctcctttcggtggagtaaccgtaaacctcctttcggtggagtaaccgtaaacctcctttcggtggggtaaccgtaaacctcctttcggtggagtaaccgtaaccctcctttcggtggaataaccgcaaacctcctttcggtggagtaaccgtaaacctcctttcggtggagtaaccgtaaacctcctttcggtggagtaaccgtaaccctcctttcggtggaataaccgcaaacctcctttcggtggagtaaccgtaaacctcctttcggtggagtaaccgtaaacctcctttcggtggagtaaccgttctcaaacctcctttcggtggagtaaccgtaaacctcctttcggtggagtaaccgttctcaaacctcctttcggtggagtaaccgtaaacctcctttcggtggagtaaccgtaaacctcctttcggtggagtaaccgtaaacctcctttcggtggagtaaccgcaacctcctttcggtggagtaaccgtaacctcctttcggtggagtaaccgcaacctcctttcggtggagtaaccgcaaacctcctttcggtggagtaaccgttctcaaacctcctttcggtggagtaaccgtaaccctcctttcggtggagtaaccgttcCTTACCTGTTATCTGAGGTCACTGGTTGGGTCTGGATCCCGTCAATCGTCTCAGGGAAGAAGGAGGTTGGACATTTAAGGCACCGGCCCGGCCACGAATTCACGTCCCGGGACTTTGACAGGATCGGCTGATGACCCTGGCTGTCGACAGACTTCGGCGtgtcttccccttcctcttttccGTTGACGATGTCTTGGGATCCGGCTCGAAGGACCAATTAATGTGGGTTTTTTTaaccataaagataaagccccgTTAGTTCAATTAtcagacccacactccaatgaccacagatgacagactcaAGCTCTTGattttacttgctgcaaggagaatgttgagctgtgcctctgcaaaacactctggctcaccattctccagacagtcctttttattgaagcaagtggttatcccacacagaatgaggaacaGTTTGTCCAGTcccttatcagtctgagatgaccctgagccatgtgtggtggtgtgtgaggtatgtggggagacacaaaacaaacctagttttgtgcctgcacattaaacctgttgacctcttgtcctcagggtgaacggtatagaataagtaaaacaacaatgtattactcttctgttagctacagtaattacattcatacattctttaatgcaaattgaaaacacatgctctaaactctaacagtttctttccttttttccctgtgaaatgttatttttggggagtttttcctgattcgatgtgaggtcaaaggtcagggatgtcgtatgtgtacagattgtaaagccctctgagtcaaatttgtaatgtgattttgggctatacaaaataaactgaattggtgCCCCCTGTTGGAGATGCGTGGCATTACAACtgcttttctcttgtttctgcCTTTTGCCAATGTGGaaacatttgtgttttcctgctgcTGTGGGTTGACAAACTGCCGCATGGCAATATTTCATCCCGATCTTCATGTTAAGAAGATAAGAgactccttttccttttccctgTGAGCCCCATTGTGTTTCCCGGGAGGAGCCTCCTGGGGCCCATTCCACGTCATGAGATGGGCATCCTGCTGCTTTTTGAAAACCACACTTTAAATGGGCAAACATGTGCACAATTTAAACAGGATGGAAACAAATACCTAGTGGATACTGTTTATTCATACAACCGTGGACTGTGCATTAGTTTTTTGGatgaattatatataaaatacccacacacaccattctgTAGAAAGCAATCTGGGCAATGCACATTACATATGAATTAATTGAGTAAAcatttgttaataaaaagaactgGTAATGACACCAAACCATTCAAATGTAGCATCAATGCCTCTCAGCATTGTAAATGAAGccataatacacattttaaaaagtgtgaacactgattttgttgttgtttcaatCATATTTTCTCCCATAATATATTGAATGCAAATGAAAAAGTACGTAAAAACAGACAGCGTATTGCTCAAAATACTGCATCTTAAATGCTGACATTGATCATTTGCCCCCTCAAAAGATATCCAAGTTCATCAGGGTTTTTGAGGTAGAAAGGAATGTAATCGTTGAGATGATACAGTGAGAAGCAAGGACCctctgtatttgtatgtatcaATAAAAGTTCTAGATTACAGAAGTTAAGAGAACCCAGACCGGTGTACTGACTCTGTTGAATATGTTTAGCATTGTTTAACATCAGTGGGCCTTCATGGCCTCAGTATGTTCTTCCTTTCTGGGGTAGTAGTGTAAGAACTGAATACATGCATGATACATGAAACCGTAACACTGATCACTGTGCGGGCAGGTAGACTTTGATCTTGTCCAACAGGGCCGTGGGGTCCTGGAGGAGAGCTGGGAGGCCGTTCCTGTTGACGTAGCCAGCCAAGCCCACGGCAGCAGCCGCCACAACCAGGAGCCACTTCAACGACCTCTCGGGTTTGGGGTCATGGCAGGGTCGGGTCTGCATGGGTCGAGCCACTCTCTCCCACTGCGTGAAGATGGCCTGCCGGGCTCCGGCCCACTTCCCCGGTCCTCTGAGACGGTACTGGTACGGCGTGCAGGGGCCGAACATCAAATTCAGTCCCAGCCGGGGGTCGGTCAGCAGCAGCCTGGGCAGGCTGGGTCGAACTCCCACCAGCTCCGCGATCTCATCCATGTAGGAGATGTAGTCCACCTGGATGGTGTGTCTCTGACTGGAGACGTACCTGCAGACGAGACCACGGGGTGCATTTCAACAACGGGTGCCTTTCAGGTCCAAAATGGACAGACGTGAAGTTAAGAAAATCCACAATTCTATACCTTTTGGCCATCGTCTCCTGCTTGCACTGGACGTCTTCTAGCATGGAAGCAGCTGAGGGAAGCTTGATGCAGCCTGTTTATAATGAGCACTCACGGTGAGGGAATTCCTACATTCGACGTATTTGTGGAGAAGAAGCAGTCGGTAAGAGCAGCTCACCTTTAAAGACTCGCGTGGCCCACCTGGCCTGCATCTCAGAGATGGGCATAATGGCCCCCAGCGGCTGCACCAGGCCAATGATAGCCAGAGTGGGGCGGTCCAACTCCGGAGGAAACACGTACTTGTAGAGAGACGCTTTGTTCTCGGACACCGAGACCACATGCGAGGCCAGGAATGGAAAGGAGAACCTGTAGCCTGTGGCAAACACCTGCAGGACAGGGGACTCCTCTCAGTCACACACTGCAGGCCGACCATGCTGCTGTAtatcacctgtgtgtgtgtgtgtgagaacacacacTTTGAATATTTAAACCCACCACCAGGTCGACGTCTTCCACGACGCTCCCGTCATCAAACTCCACACTGGACCCCTGAAACCTGCGGATGTTGGGCTTCACCTGAACCGTCCCCGACAGGATGCGGTTGGGGAGCTCGTCGTTCACCGTGGGATGTTGGCTGAACATCCTGAACGTTCACAATCACACCGGTTACTCATGAGACAACAATTTGATCAATATTGCAAGCAATCACTTTATACGAATACTGCAATGAAGCACTTCTATGTGTGGGGGATAACCACGCGGAATTGAGTTAAATTAAGGAATACAACAGTTTTTTGTATTAGCTAACGGTTAAATCGGCTAATTCGGCCCCATTACAAACGTACCGAATTAGCCGTTAGCAGTCTTCATTTGCAATGAATCCACGGATGTGCAGACGGCTGCCACCGGACTGCTCTGATACCAAAGAGAACTTAAAAAACGGGACAAAGTTCCCGGAGCGACGGTCTTTCCCCTACAATTTCTAGGACTCATTTCTTGCACACCATGCACGAAGTACTCAAAATGTGTCGCTCAACATACCTTCTGTGTGGATAATCAGCAGATTCGCTATACTGTAATGTTTCGCCGCAAAAATCAGATGCAACTTGCGTACTATTGGTTTCACACTGAAGTCTCAGACATATGGAAAAGAGTCTCACGTCTTGTTTTTAGGGCACTAGATTGCATGTGAGGGTGGAagttttactttatatatatatatatatatatatatatatatatatatatatatatatatatatataaataaatatatatttatatataaatataataatacaattgtgGAAAAAAGCAGATGGAAACACAGTACCTGTGCTTTGGCTTAAGATTGTACAGAGCGTGATCAAATCTTTGGTTGAGCTGGCTCTCTACGAGACCACAGAAAAGATTATGGGGAAGGATGCTCTTCAGAGAGTCCACCAGCCGGTTGAATTCCATATCCAATGGCAACCCGTAGTTCCCGACCCGGTTCAGAATCCAGGCTCCTCTCCGAGTGCTCAGATAAAGCTGGAagcaaaataaaagacagacaCGGCCATTGTGGCGGTTAGAGGGAAATCATTTGGTCGCCGGCTGCACGGCGGATGCATTCGACACGTTGCATCGGTCACGCGACTCCTCACCGACCTGCTTGGTGACTCTGCTCAGCTCCACCGCGATGTCCCCTCCAGAGTTCCCGATCCCAATCACGACGGCCTTTTTGTGCCTCCACTCGTCGGCGGTCTTGTAGTCTCGGCTGTGGAAGAACTTTCCCGTGAACGAGTCGATTCCTCGGAGGAGAAGACGTCATTCTACTTTAGGTTAAAaaggattttatttaaatgtaatctgCACTTGAAGTAGACTTTGTAGCTTTGCCCTTAGAATATAATCAAGGTTGAGTACATTATGCTGCACCTACTCCATTTGGGTGCTGCTGCCTTCTGTTCACACAGTATTACATCATCACCATGCACAGGGTTGCCACTAGAGGCTAGTTCAAAAGGTTATAGCCCACTAGTTGGTACCTGGGAAGTCGTGCAGCGGCAGGTTGGGGTGGCAGTGATGTCCAATGCAGATCATCACGGcgtcaaaaatgtgtttctcctttTCGCCGTCCTTGTTCTCCGTCTCGACGTCCCACTGGCCGGAGCGAGAGAAGTCCGACCTCTGCTTCACCTGCAAGACTTTGGTCTGAAACGGCAGAGAGGCACGATCGACTTTTATTTTAACGTGTTGcactaaaacaatattttttacattcaaagctacggtgagaaaaaataaaaactctagAAAGGCCGAGACTGAAGCGTCCTCACGTTGAAGCGGATGTGCCGGGTGAGCTGGAAGCGGTCAGCGAACATCCGAAAGTAGTCCACGATGAGGGAGTTGTGCATGTAGTTGGGGTAGTGTGCAGGGATGGGAAAGTCACTGAAACACATCATCTCCTtggaggtgttgatgatgacaGATTGGTAGATGCTGGCCCTGTCCGCCTCTGGGTTCTCCTGCAATAACAGacccagaaacacacattcaaacccTTCGCTCTCTGAATGTACTTCACGCGTTAAAGAAAGTCCGAGACGCACCTTAAACTTCCACAGGCCTCCGATGTCGTCGCTGCTCTCGAAGCAGACGGGCTGCAGCCCCTCATCCAGACAGGTCTTGATGGAGGCCAGCCCGGAGCTGCCGCCTCCGATCACGGCCACGCGGCGGGTCATCCTTCAGCTCTGCTGTGGAGGAGCTTCAACCAGATGAGGCTGAAAAAGGTTTCACCTGTGAAACAAGAAGATGCATTCATGTACACTGAACGTGTTGAAAATTGCAGTTATTATACCGTGTACATTTATGATAATGTAATGTCTGTGGCTTAACAGGTGAGTCTATAGACTGTGATGAATACGGGTACAGACACGCAGTCTGGGTACCTTGAATGATGTTAATCATCAAAggacattattttaaaagatcacaccttttttaaattagattatttactttattcatcctcaggggGAGATTTCTtgcagaaaaacatgttttacaaatatacaatacaatacaatattacatttaagaatttaaataaataaaaaaactgaatttaaataataaaggaagtgaaaatgtaaaaaataaaataaaaatgaaagtgcatAGGTTTATTGACGATCAATTTGAAGAGGATTTGGCccgaggtgatttattataaagtctaataatactaataattaatattattattctgtaGTTAATTTAAAGCTAGCTTGCTTCAGTTATTTAACATAAATGACATGCTATTTTTAAATCAGgattattattctgtttattATAGTAATTATTttctctgtattattattattatcacactgctagagcagcctctctctcctctgtccttatccttctagacctttccgctgcttttgacacagtgaaccaccagatccttatttcctccctccaggatctgggtatctcaggcaccgcgctctccctcttctcatcctacctcaccgaccgctcttaccgggtaacctggagaggatctgtgtctgagccttgtcctctgactactggggtccctcagggttcagtccttggtcctcttctcttctctctgtacaccaactctctcggctctgtcattcgctcgcatggcttcacctaccacagctatgctgacgacacccaactgatcctctcgtttccccaatctaaaacacaggtagcagcacgaatctctcagtggatgtctgactgacatctctcagtggatgtctgactgacatctctcagtggatgtctgaccgacatctctcagtggatgtctgaccgacatcagtggatgtctgactgacatctctcagtggatgtctaacttgtaacagttcagctccacaccttctttctgttaatagttgttttctttatctgtttgtctattaactctcttgtcatttcagacccggtcattcacacctgatcatccttcattcccttcacctggttctcacgcccatctcacctgcaacccattccctcgttagtcactcactacttaggttccctcacttgcacttgtcctctgccagattgccttgtgttttgagaccaagttctccagtgtgtattggtcatgtcttgtcctgaaaatattctgttcagtaaaggactatttcttactacctccgtttcgtccattgtgcttgggtccctggtcttcgatccgtgacattaCAATCTGGCCAGTCATGGACCGAGCACCCCCTTCTGCAGCAAGCAGGTTCGAGAGGATCGAGGATGCCCTCCAGCAGCACGAGGCGCAGATGGTCCGCTTCGCCGCGGAGACGCGGCAGTCCACAGCAGCCCAGGAGCGGGCTATGGAGGCGAGGACCACCCAGATGCTTCAATTGACAACTGCTCTGACCCAGCTTGTAGCCTCTGCGCCGTCTCCTGTCTCTCCGCCTCCTGCCTCTCTGCCGCCTGCTCCAACGCACGAGCCTCGTGTGGGAACCCCGGAGCGCTACGCGGGAGAACCCGAGGGCTGCAACCCATTCATTACGAACTGCTCCAttctgttctctctgcagtCCCACACCTTCGCCACAGAGGAGGCTAAGGTGGCCTTCACCGTCAACCACCTGACTGGCAGAGCGCGACTTTGGGGTACTGCTGAATGGGAGAGACGTACGCCagcttgttcttctttcctgcTGTTTTCTGCGGAGCTTCGCAAGGTGTTCGGGGCGGTCTCCAAGGGTCCAGATCCAAGCGGGGGACTAGCGGAACTGCGCCAGGGGGACCGGACAGTTGTGGATTATGCCCTAGAGTTTCGCACAAGGGCACGCCTTAGCGACTGGAACGAGGCAGCCCAGTGTGAGGTGTTTTTGACGGGACTAGCGGATTATGTTAAGGATGAACTGATCTCTTTTGATTTGTCTGCCAACTTGGATGGCTTGGTAGAATTGACTTCCCGAGTGGACAGACGCATCCAGGCAAGGCGACAGGAGCGACGCAAGGTGGAGACAGATCGTCGTGTTTTCACCCAGCGTCGAACTTCTCCAGCAGCCACCAGCTTCACCTTGGGGTCCCAACCAGGGGAGGTTGAACCCATGGAAGTAGGGTGCACCAGTCTCACCCGGGAGGAGCGGGAGCGTCGTCGGCAGGGAGGTCTTTGCCTGTACTGCGGCCGGGCTGGCCACTTCATATCCCGTTGTCCAGTAAAAGGGCGTGGCTCACCCGTAGCAGGGGAGATACTGGTGAGCCGAACCACAAGACTCTCTCCCCACCAGAGACCCCTTTTCCACGCTCAGCTGCTGCTCGCGAATGGATCACAGACCCTCGCTACATTCATTGACTCTGGCGCTGACGACAACTTCATTGATGAGGACCTAGTCCGTCAGCTGGGTATCGAGCAGGTACAGCTGCCTTGTCCTGTTCCAGCCAACGCTCTGGACGGCCACCTCTTAGGGACAGTGACTCACCAGACCACGCCAGTGCGCATGCTTCTGTCCGGTAACCACTATGAGACCATTAAGTTTCTTATCCTGCGGTCACCCCAGCATCCACTAATCCTGGGGCACCCCTGGCTCCGCCGCCATAACCCTCACATTGACTGGGCCACAGGGGCCATCCTGGGGTGGAGTGCATCCTGTCACCTGATCTGCCTGAAACAGGCTTCTGCACTTCAGCGGCCCGCTTGCCCCAGCTCTGCGTTGGACTTGTCAGGAGTGCCTACGGAATACCATGACTATCGGGAGGTGTTCAGTAAGGTCAGGgcctcatctctgcctccacatcGGTCCTACGACTGTGCCATTAACCTGCAACCAGGCACTACCCCACCCAGGGGCCGCCTGTATTCCTTATctgcacctgagagagagaggccatggAGACGTACATCGGTTCCTCTCTAGCTGCTGGGATCATCcgtccctcttcttcacctgccgGTGCGGGGTTCTTCTTTGTTGGGAAGAAGGACAAGTCACTTAGGCCTTGCATTGACTACAGGGGCCTCAATGACATCACGATCAAGAACCGCTACCCACTCCCACTCATCTCTTCTGCCTTTGAGTTGCTCCGGGGGGCAACCATCTTCACAAAGCTAGACCTGCGTAACGCCTACCACTTGGTCCGTATCCGAGAGGGGGATGAGTGGAAGACAGCTTTTAACACCCCCACTGGGCATTATGAATACCTTGTTATGCCCTTCGGTCTGACCAATGCCCCAGCCGTCTTCCAGGCCCTGGTGAATGATGTGCTGAGAGACATGTTAAACAAGCAGTTGTTCGTCTACCTAGACGACATTCTTATTTTCTCGAAGTCCCGAGAGGAGCACATTCACCATGTCCAGGCCGTCCTTCAACGTCTCCTGAGGAATTCTCTGTTCGTTAAGGCCGAGAAGTGTGAATTCCACGCCTCTTCTGTCCCCTTCCTGGGTTACATCGTTGGACAGGGGATCATGTGCCTTCTTTTCTAGGCGGCTCTCACCTGCTGAGAGGAACTACGATGTTGGTAACCGAGAGCTGCTTGCCGTTAAGCTGGCCCTTGAGGAGTGGcgccactggctggaggggaCCAGTCTGCCATTTTTGTGTTGGACTGATCACAAGAACCTTGAATATATGCAGTCCGCCAAGAGACTGAACTCTCGGTAGGCCAGATGGTCTCTGTTTTTTACCCGGTTTAACTTTTCCCTCTGTTACAGGCCCGGTACTCATAACGTCAAGCCGGACGCCCTGTCCCGCCAGTTTGTGGACAAGGGGGATTCCACCCCTTGCAATGACAATATCCTTCCTGCCCCCATCTTGGTTGCTGCTATCACCTGGGAGATAGAGGAAAGAGTCAAGGCTGCCCTGGAGTCCCAGCCCGGCCCGAGTTCCTGTCCCCCTGACCGCCTGTTCGTTCCCCAGACCCTGAGGTCTGAGGTCCTCCAGTGGGCCCATAGCTCCAGACTCACTTGCCATCCTGGGAGCCAGCGTACTAGGGATGCTTTAcagcagaggttctggtgggcgactctggagaaggacacccGGGAATTCGTCAACGCCTGTCCTGTCTGCAACCAGCACAAACCATCCCATCAGGCTCCCGCTGGTTTCCTGCAACCACTGTCGGTGCCCCATAGGCCCTGGTCGCACATCTCCCTGGACTTTGTTACCGGCCTCCCACTGTCCAACAAGCACACCACCATCCTAACAGTGGTCGATCGGTTCAGCAAGATGGCCCACTTTGTGCCCTTGCCCAAGCTCCCCTCGGCCAAGGAGACTGCGGAGTTGGTTCTGCATCATGTCTTCCGGCTTCACGGCCTACCCACGGACATAGTCTCTGACCGGGGTCCTCAGTTCACGTCCGTATTCTGGAGGGAGTTCTGTACACTAATCGGGGCCACAGCCAGCCTGTCATCTGGATTCCACCCCCAATCTAACGGCCAGACTGAGCGcaagaaccaggagatggagaccgCTCTACGGTGTTTGGTCTCCGAGACTCCAGCATCCTGGtcccagcagctcctgtggGTGGAGTATGCCCACAACACCCTGACCAGCTCTGCCACTGGAATGTCCCCGTTTCAGTGTGCCTACGGGTTTCAACCCCCATTGTTTTCTGCCCTGGAGAAGGAGGTTTCCTGCCCCTCGGTCCAGGCCTTCGTCCGCCGCTGCCACCATACCTGGGCCAAGGCCAGGGTTGCACTCCTCAGCTCGGCCAACCGTTACTCCGCAGCAGCCAACCGGCGCCGCTCCAAGGCCCCCATCTACCAGGTTGGCCAGAAGGTGTGGCTATCGACCAGGGACCTACCCTTGCGAGTGGAGGCGAAGAAGTTGGCACCCAGGTTCATCGGACCATTCGAGATCCTGAAGGTAATCAaacctgcagcggtgaggctcaaACTGCCCCGGACCATGCGGGTCTATCCCTCGTTCCACGTCTCCAGAATAAAGCCAGTTCGGGAGAGTCCACTGGCCCCTGCTGTACAGCCTCCGCCGCCACCGCGGTTCATCGAGGGAGGTCTTACCTACACGGTGCGCCGCCTGCTTCGTTCCCGCCGTCGTGGAAGAGGGTTACAATACCTGGTTGACTGGGAGGGCTAcggtccagaggagagatgCTGGGTCCCGGCCCGACACATCCTGGATGCCCCTCTCATAAGAGAGTTTCACCGCAGCCACCCTGATCAGCCCGCTAAGGGCTCTGGGCCCAAGGGGGCTACCGAGCCAGacgctgtttcctctctcccattggcagcagcagacatcggggaggatgaggagccatCTTCTGATCTGGAGAACTCACCTGCCGATGAGGAGAGGGGGCGGAGATGTCTGAGGAGTATTAGTCCTCCCCCAGATCCCCTCTGCCCACCCGGTGTGGCAATTGTTTTGGGACGTCGGGAGCCGTCCCTTAGAGGGGGGattctgtaacagttcagctccacaccttctttctgttaatagttgttttctttatctgtttgtctattaactctcttgtcatttcagacccggtcattcaaacctgatcatccttcattcccttcacctggttctcacgcccatctcacctgcaacccattccctcgttagtcactggcaggtctacctgctaatgccattcgacctctacagctcatccagaatgcagctaatcgactggtcttcaacctcccgaaatttacccacaatcctcagctcctccgtgaccttcactggttaccaggacatggtctaacctcacattcaggacatggtctaacctcacacccaggacatggtctaacctcacacccaggacatggtctaacctcacatccaggacatggtctaacctcacacccaggacatggtctaacctcacatccaggacatggtctaacctcacacccaggacatggtctaacctcacatccaggacatggtctaacctcacacccaggacacggtctaacctcacacccaggacacggtctaacctcacatccaggacacggtctaacctcacacccaggacacggtctaacctcacacccaggacatggtctaacctcacaccaggacatggtttaacctcacatccaggacatggtctaacctcacacccaggacatggtctaacctcacaccaggacatggtttaacctcacacccaggacatggtctaacctcacatccaggacatggtctaacctcacatcccagctcgttcacttcgctcggcttctgccaatcagcttgtagctccttcacttcgagctaaacactcaacacaatcacgactgtttgctgtgctgtctcctcattggtggaacgagctccccattgacatcaggacaggaagtctcaacaccttccgtcgcaaactaaaaacaaatctttttcgactataccttgaatagggaaggtccgcgtagcaggaggccctagtggttgcctgttacgaatgcctttacaactattatttaaaacttataaagccagtttaaaatacttttttttattgtgtagctttatatgagagagacaactttgagggatatcttaatgttataaCGTAAtgcaatattatttatttattacattattcggcccagattcggcagccgataaaccggttgccatgtctcagacagaatctgcccatgtccgtaacagctacacctgggcccgCAGCCGTTTCTGAAACGTCATAGTACTGTGGAAATCTTATCCCAATACTACAAATGACTGCCTTCTTTCAGTAAAGATTACTTGAATAAATGATCTACTATAAGTTAATATGTATCTCAGGTTTTAACCTCACACCGTACTAAATGTGAGCTGCTGGACGCTTTTTTAACCATGAACAATATGTTGATCGAGGCTCATCTCATGAGGTGATCTTTGGGTTCACGGACCTCTTGAAGCTATTCTAATAATGTAAAGAGTCCTCTTCATGGAGGAGGAAGCTTCCAATGTCAATGTGACTTTACATCTGGAGGAAAAGTTTGAACTGCGAGGGTTCAATCCCtactaattataatataatgt from Cyclopterus lumpus isolate fCycLum1 chromosome 4, fCycLum1.pri, whole genome shotgun sequence includes the following:
- the LOC117729180 gene encoding dimethylaniline monooxygenase [N-oxide-forming] 5-like, whose protein sequence is MTRRVAVIGGGSSGLASIKTCLDEGLQPVCFESSDDIGGLWKFKENPEADRASIYQSVIINTSKEMMCFSDFPIPAHYPNYMHNSLIVDYFRMFADRFQLTRHIRFNTKVLQVKQRSDFSRSGQWDVETENKDGEKEKHIFDAVMICIGHHCHPNLPLHDFPGIDSFTGKFFHSRDYKTADEWRHKKAVVIGIGNSGGDIAVELSRVTKQLYLSTRRGAWILNRVGNYGLPLDMEFNRLVDSLKSILPHNLFCGLVESQLNQRFDHALYNLKPKHRMFSQHPTVNDELPNRILSGTVQVKPNIRRFQGSSVEFDDGSVVEDVDLVVFATGYRFSFPFLASHVVSVSENKASLYKYVFPPELDRPTLAIIGLVQPLGAIMPISEMQARWATRVFKGCIKLPSAASMLEDVQCKQETMAKRYVSSQRHTIQVDYISYMDEIAELVGVRPSLPRLLLTDPRLGLNLMFGPCTPYQYRLRGPGKWAGARQAIFTQWERVARPMQTRPCHDPKPERSLKWLLVVAAAAVGLAGYVNRNGLPALLQDPTALLDKIKVYLPAQ